Proteins encoded together in one Rhizobium bangladeshense window:
- a CDS encoding M48 family metallopeptidase has protein sequence MFPLLKTRPKARKPAPPEMRTLDVAGRLMPLTIKQHDQATRITLRIEPGGRALKMTVPRGLAAREVNAFLDRHQGWLLTKLAKFSTDTGLRDGGEILLRGVSHRIEHTGSLRGLTEVVSVEGSPVLRVSGLPEHVGRRIAAFLKKEARADLERLAVMHAATIRAPIRSISMKDTRSRWGSCSSEGNLSFSWRIVMAPPSVIDYLAAHEVAHLKEMNHGPRFWALCKNLCPGMEDAKSWLKRHGSQLHAIDFD, from the coding sequence ATGTTTCCGCTTCTTAAGACACGGCCAAAGGCGCGAAAGCCGGCTCCGCCCGAGATGCGGACGCTCGATGTCGCCGGCCGGCTCATGCCTCTGACCATCAAACAGCATGACCAGGCAACCCGTATCACGCTCCGCATCGAGCCGGGCGGGCGGGCCCTGAAGATGACGGTGCCCAGAGGCCTTGCGGCGCGTGAGGTCAATGCCTTCCTCGATCGGCACCAGGGATGGCTGCTCACCAAGCTTGCCAAGTTTTCGACCGATACTGGCCTGCGCGATGGCGGCGAGATCCTCCTGCGCGGCGTTTCCCATCGCATCGAGCACACGGGCAGCCTGCGCGGCTTGACGGAGGTGGTCTCTGTGGAGGGCAGCCCAGTGCTGCGCGTCAGTGGCCTGCCCGAGCATGTCGGACGGCGCATCGCGGCTTTCCTCAAGAAGGAGGCGCGCGCCGATCTCGAACGACTGGCGGTGATGCATGCAGCAACGATCCGGGCGCCGATCCGCTCGATCTCGATGAAGGATACCCGCAGCCGCTGGGGTTCCTGCTCGTCGGAGGGAAATTTGAGTTTCTCCTGGCGCATCGTCATGGCGCCGCCTTCGGTGATCGACTATCTCGCCGCCCATGAAGTGGCCCATCTCAAGGAGATGAATCACGGCCCCCGCTTTTGGGCGCTTTGCAAGAACCTTTGCCCCGGCATGGAGGACGCGAAATCCTGGCTGAAGCGGCACGGCAGCCAGCTTCACGCCATCGATTTCGACTAA
- a CDS encoding polyhydroxyalkanoate depolymerase — translation MFYQLYELNHAAMAPFRAAADIMRFACANPLNPFAQTPFGRTMMASLEMFERTTRRYGKPEFGLKQTTIGDQTVSVREEIVWSRSFCNLLHFSRNLPPGRPADPRILIVAPMSGHYATLLRGTVEALLPSADVYITDWIDARMVPMTEGTFDFDDYVDYIVDMLHFLGHDTHVIAVCQPSVPVLVAAAVMEEAQDPLSPSSMTLMGGPIDTRINPTAVNKLAQERSLQWFSDNVIMNVPWPQPGFMRPVYPGFLQLSGFMSMNLDRHLVAHKEFFMHLVKNDGEPEKHRDFYDEYLAVMDLTAEFYLQTVEQVFMKHSLPKGELMHRGKRVDPAAIRNVALLTVEGENDDISGVGQTRAAQTICVNIPEDMRMHYLQPDVGHYGVFNGSRFRREIAPRIVNFVRQHSRSAVKRPVQRVIKGGRTA, via the coding sequence ATGTTCTATCAACTTTATGAATTAAATCATGCTGCCATGGCGCCGTTTCGCGCCGCGGCTGACATCATGCGGTTTGCCTGTGCCAATCCGCTAAACCCATTTGCCCAGACACCGTTCGGGCGCACGATGATGGCAAGCCTCGAAATGTTCGAGCGCACGACGCGCCGCTACGGAAAACCGGAATTCGGATTGAAGCAGACGACGATCGGCGATCAGACGGTTTCCGTTCGCGAAGAAATCGTCTGGTCGCGGTCCTTCTGTAATCTCCTGCATTTCTCGCGCAACCTTCCGCCCGGCCGCCCCGCCGACCCGCGCATCCTCATCGTTGCGCCGATGTCCGGCCATTATGCGACGCTGCTGCGCGGTACCGTCGAGGCATTGCTGCCGAGCGCCGACGTCTACATCACCGACTGGATCGACGCCCGCATGGTGCCGATGACGGAAGGTACCTTCGATTTCGACGATTACGTCGACTATATCGTCGATATGCTGCATTTCCTCGGTCACGACACGCATGTGATTGCCGTCTGCCAGCCTTCGGTCCCGGTGCTGGTCGCAGCCGCGGTGATGGAGGAAGCTCAGGATCCACTTTCGCCGTCCTCGATGACCCTGATGGGCGGTCCGATCGACACCCGCATCAACCCGACAGCGGTCAACAAGCTCGCCCAGGAGCGGTCGCTGCAATGGTTTTCCGACAATGTCATCATGAACGTGCCCTGGCCGCAGCCGGGCTTCATGCGGCCTGTCTATCCGGGTTTCCTGCAGTTGTCGGGTTTCATGTCGATGAACCTGGACCGGCATCTCGTCGCCCACAAGGAGTTCTTCATGCATCTCGTGAAGAACGACGGCGAACCCGAAAAACATCGCGATTTCTATGATGAATATCTCGCGGTCATGGATTTGACGGCCGAGTTCTATCTGCAGACGGTGGAACAGGTCTTCATGAAGCATTCGCTGCCGAAGGGTGAATTGATGCATCGCGGCAAGCGCGTCGATCCGGCAGCGATCCGCAACGTCGCGCTCCTGACCGTCGAAGGCGAGAATGACGATATTTCGGGCGTTGGCCAGACCAGGGCGGCGCAGACCATCTGCGTGAACATTCCCGAAGATATGCGCATGCACTATCTCCAGCCGGATGTCGGCCACTACGGCGTTTTCAACGGCTCGCGGTTCCGCCGCGAGATCGCGCCGCGCATCGTCAATTTCGTCCGTCAGCATTCCCGCTCCGCCGTCAAGCGCCCCGTGCAGCGCGTCATCAAGGGCGGACGGACGGCGTGA
- the trpA gene encoding tryptophan synthase subunit alpha, whose amino-acid sequence MTARMDKRFAELKAEGRPALVTYFMGGDPDYETSLGIMKALPEAGSDIIELGMPFSDPMADGPAIQLAGQRALKGGQTLKKTLQLATDFRKVDETTPIVMMGYYNPIYIYGVEKFLDDALAAGIDGLIVVDLPPEMDDELCIPAIRKGINFIRLATPTTDGKRLPAVLKNTSGFVYYVSMNGITGSALPDPSLVSGAVARIKQHTELPVCVGFGVKTAEHAKVIGGSADGVVVGTAIVNQVATSLTKDGKATADTVQAVATLVRGLSSGTRSARLVAAE is encoded by the coding sequence ATGACCGCACGCATGGACAAACGCTTTGCCGAGCTGAAGGCTGAGGGCCGTCCGGCGCTCGTGACCTACTTCATGGGCGGCGATCCTGACTACGAAACCTCCCTCGGCATCATGAAGGCGCTGCCGGAAGCGGGTTCCGACATCATCGAGCTCGGCATGCCCTTTTCCGATCCGATGGCCGATGGTCCGGCGATCCAGCTGGCCGGCCAGCGTGCGCTGAAGGGCGGCCAGACGCTGAAGAAGACGCTGCAGTTGGCGACGGATTTCCGCAAGGTCGACGAGACGACGCCGATCGTCATGATGGGTTACTACAATCCGATCTACATCTACGGCGTCGAGAAGTTTCTGGACGATGCGCTCGCCGCCGGTATCGACGGCCTGATCGTCGTCGATCTGCCGCCCGAGATGGATGACGAACTCTGCATTCCGGCCATTCGCAAAGGCATCAACTTCATCCGCCTGGCGACTCCGACCACCGATGGAAAGCGCCTGCCCGCCGTGTTGAAGAACACGTCCGGCTTCGTCTACTACGTCTCCATGAACGGCATTACTGGTTCGGCACTGCCCGACCCTTCGCTGGTTTCGGGCGCCGTGGCGCGCATCAAGCAGCATACCGAACTGCCCGTCTGCGTCGGCTTCGGCGTCAAGACGGCGGAACATGCGAAGGTCATCGGTGGCTCTGCTGACGGCGTCGTCGTGGGCACCGCCATCGTCAATCAAGTCGCAACGAGCTTGACGAAAGACGGAAAGGCGACGGCCGACACGGTTCAGGCAGTCGCGACGCTGGTGCGCGGCCTCTCATCGGGAACGCGTTCGGCGCGCCTTGTTGCTGCCGAATAG
- a CDS encoding fumarylacetoacetate hydrolase family protein encodes MKLMRVGEAGREKPALLDADGKIRDLSAHVADIGGEAISPAGLAKIAALDPKNLPELAPGRIGACVAGTGKFICIGLNFSDHAAETGATVPPEPVIFMKATSAIVGPNDNVIIPRGSEKTDWEVELGVVIGKTAKYVSEADALDYVAGYCVSHDVSERAFQTERAGQWTKGKSCDTFGPIGPWLVTKDEIANPQNLGMWLKVNGETMQNGSSKTMVYGVAHIVSYLSQFMSLHPGDVISTGTPPGVGMGMKPPRFLRDGDVVELGIEGLGSQKQSFVADR; translated from the coding sequence ATGAAGCTGATGCGTGTTGGCGAAGCAGGTCGTGAAAAACCGGCGCTTCTCGATGCCGATGGCAAGATCCGTGATCTCTCGGCGCATGTCGCCGACATCGGCGGCGAGGCAATCTCGCCGGCCGGGCTCGCAAAGATCGCGGCGCTCGATCCGAAGAACCTTCCGGAACTTGCCCCCGGCCGTATCGGCGCCTGCGTTGCCGGCACGGGCAAATTCATCTGCATCGGTCTCAATTTCTCCGATCATGCCGCCGAAACCGGGGCTACCGTGCCGCCGGAACCGGTCATCTTCATGAAGGCGACTTCGGCCATCGTTGGCCCGAACGACAACGTGATCATCCCGCGCGGTTCCGAAAAGACCGACTGGGAAGTCGAACTCGGCGTAGTCATCGGCAAGACGGCGAAATATGTCAGCGAAGCCGACGCGCTAGACTACGTCGCCGGTTACTGCGTGTCCCACGACGTTTCAGAACGTGCCTTTCAGACGGAGCGCGCCGGCCAGTGGACCAAGGGCAAGTCCTGCGACACCTTCGGCCCGATTGGCCCCTGGCTGGTCACCAAGGATGAGATCGCCAATCCGCAGAACCTCGGCATGTGGCTGAAGGTCAATGGCGAGACCATGCAAAATGGCTCGTCCAAGACCATGGTCTACGGCGTCGCACACATCGTTTCCTATCTCAGCCAATTCATGTCGCTGCATCCGGGCGATGTCATCTCGACAGGAACCCCGCCCGGTGTCGGCATGGGCATGAAGCCGCCGCGCTTCCTCAGGGATGGAGACGTCGTTGAGCTCGGCATTGAAGGTCTCGGCAGCCAGAAGCAGAGCTTCGTTGCCGATCGTTAA
- a CDS encoding DUF2218 domain-containing protein, with product MHLSKAVVPTEHASRYLQQLCKHWSHKFSVDFDPHKGRVPFSDSAEVTFAADDAALTMTLSVADPDQQARMQGVIDDHLKRFAFREELDIVWTH from the coding sequence ATGCACCTCTCCAAGGCCGTCGTGCCCACCGAACATGCAAGCCGCTACCTGCAGCAGCTCTGCAAACACTGGAGTCACAAGTTCAGCGTCGATTTCGATCCGCATAAGGGCCGGGTGCCGTTCAGCGATAGCGCCGAGGTGACATTCGCAGCCGACGATGCGGCGCTCACAATGACCCTTTCCGTTGCCGATCCCGACCAGCAGGCTCGGATGCAGGGCGTGATCGATGATCATCTGAAGCGCTTCGCCTTTCGCGAAGAACTCGACATCGTCTGGACGCACTAG
- the trxA gene encoding thioredoxin gives MATVKVDINNFQSEVLESAEPVVVDFWAEWCGPCKMIAPSLEEISVEMEGKVKVAKLNIDENPELAAQFGVRSIPTLAIFKGGEVADISVGAKPKTALSNWISNAA, from the coding sequence ATGGCTACCGTGAAAGTCGATATCAATAACTTCCAGTCGGAAGTTCTGGAATCCGCAGAACCCGTCGTCGTCGATTTCTGGGCTGAATGGTGCGGTCCGTGCAAGATGATTGCTCCGAGCCTCGAGGAAATCTCCGTCGAGATGGAAGGCAAGGTGAAAGTCGCCAAGCTCAACATTGATGAAAACCCGGAACTCGCCGCCCAGTTCGGCGTGCGCTCCATTCCGACGCTTGCGATCTTCAAGGGCGGGGAAGTGGCCGATATCTCGGTCGGCGCCAAGCCGAAGACGGCTCTTTCGAATTGGATTTCGAACGCCGCCTGA
- a CDS encoding DUF2852 domain-containing protein — translation MNQSALLRPDWTPATIALMILGFMVFWPLGLAMLAYIIFGDRLRGFKRDVNQATDGFFASCRRSHGRHRPHFSTGNVAFDDWRKAELDRIEEERRKLDQMREEFDEYLRELRRAKDQEEFDRFMRDRKNAKRDDNGPVAEFQTP, via the coding sequence ATGAACCAGTCAGCATTGCTTCGACCGGATTGGACTCCGGCTACCATTGCCCTGATGATTCTCGGCTTCATGGTTTTCTGGCCTCTTGGTCTTGCCATGCTTGCCTACATCATTTTCGGCGATCGTCTGCGCGGCTTCAAGCGCGACGTCAATCAGGCAACCGACGGCTTCTTTGCCTCCTGCCGCCGTTCGCATGGCCGCCATCGCCCGCATTTCTCGACCGGCAATGTCGCCTTCGACGACTGGCGCAAGGCCGAGCTCGACCGGATCGAGGAAGAGCGCCGCAAGCTAGACCAAATGCGCGAGGAATTCGACGAGTATCTGCGTGAACTCCGCCGCGCCAAGGACCAGGAAGAGTTCGATCGCTTCATGCGTGACCGCAAGAACGCCAAGCGCGACGATAACGGCCCAGTGGCGGAGTTCCAGACGCCGTGA
- a CDS encoding bifunctional folylpolyglutamate synthase/dihydrofolate synthase → MIPRGQTAVSEAAHEIEKLMGLHPKGFDLSLDRITRLLDQLGNPHRKLPPVIHVAGTNGKGSVTAFCRALLEAGGYSAHVHTSPHLVNWHERYRIGVAGGRGQLVDDAVLADAVRRVADANAGQHITVFEILTAVTFILFSEHPADAAIIEVGLGGRFDATNVISDPAVSVIMPISLDHQPYLGDRVELIAAEKAGIMKPGLPVVIGHQDYDAALEVLMSTAERLRCPSTVFGQDFMAHEEYGRLVYQDEYGLADLPLPRLPGRHQYANAAAAIRAVKAAGFTVTETMMEKAMNTVEWPGRLQRLSEGRLLTHAPAGAEIWVDGGHNPGAGEVIAEAMANFEERQPRPLFLIIGMINTKDPIGYFKAFTGLVEKVFCVPIRGSDAMIDPVILSNAAYDAGLVAEPMSTVGEALEAIKAALDPAALPPRILVGGSLYLVGDVLADNGTPPK, encoded by the coding sequence TTGATACCCAGAGGCCAAACGGCGGTGAGTGAGGCAGCGCACGAGATCGAAAAGCTCATGGGATTGCATCCCAAAGGGTTCGACCTGTCTCTCGATCGCATCACCCGTCTTCTCGACCAGCTCGGCAATCCGCACAGGAAACTGCCGCCGGTGATCCATGTCGCCGGTACCAACGGCAAGGGCTCGGTCACCGCTTTCTGCCGCGCCCTGCTCGAGGCCGGCGGCTACAGCGCCCATGTCCATACCTCGCCGCATCTCGTCAATTGGCACGAGCGTTATCGCATCGGTGTGGCGGGCGGGCGCGGGCAGCTTGTCGATGACGCCGTCCTTGCCGACGCCGTGCGCCGCGTGGCCGATGCCAATGCCGGACAGCATATCACCGTCTTCGAGATCCTGACGGCGGTCACCTTCATTCTGTTTTCCGAACATCCGGCCGATGCGGCGATCATCGAAGTCGGTCTCGGCGGCCGCTTCGACGCGACCAACGTCATTTCCGATCCGGCCGTGTCGGTGATCATGCCGATCTCGCTGGATCACCAGCCCTATCTCGGCGACCGGGTCGAGTTGATCGCGGCCGAAAAAGCCGGCATCATGAAGCCGGGATTGCCTGTTGTCATCGGTCACCAGGACTATGACGCCGCACTCGAAGTGCTGATGTCGACGGCAGAACGGCTGCGTTGCCCGAGCACCGTTTTTGGGCAGGATTTCATGGCGCATGAGGAATATGGCCGGCTCGTCTATCAGGACGAGTACGGGCTTGCCGACCTGCCGCTGCCGCGCCTTCCCGGCCGGCATCAATATGCGAATGCCGCCGCCGCCATCCGCGCCGTCAAGGCCGCGGGCTTCACCGTCACCGAGACGATGATGGAGAAGGCGATGAATACTGTGGAATGGCCGGGCCGGCTGCAGCGCCTCAGCGAGGGCCGGTTGCTGACGCATGCGCCCGCCGGCGCAGAGATTTGGGTCGATGGCGGGCATAATCCCGGGGCTGGCGAAGTGATCGCCGAAGCCATGGCCAATTTCGAGGAGCGCCAGCCGCGGCCGCTTTTCCTGATCATCGGCATGATCAACACGAAGGACCCGATCGGTTATTTCAAAGCCTTCACGGGCCTGGTCGAGAAGGTGTTCTGCGTGCCGATCCGCGGCAGCGACGCGATGATCGACCCGGTGATATTGTCGAATGCCGCCTATGATGCCGGCTTGGTCGCCGAACCGATGTCGACGGTCGGAGAGGCGCTGGAAGCGATAAAAGCTGCCCTCGACCCGGCAGCACTGCCGCCCCGCATCCTCGTCGGCGGCTCTCTCTATCTCGTCGGCGATGTGCTTGCCGACAACGGCACGCCCCCGAAATAA
- the accD gene encoding acetyl-CoA carboxylase, carboxyltransferase subunit beta produces the protein MNWITNYVRPRINSMLGRREVPENLWIKCPETGEMVFHKDLEGNKWVIPASGYHMKMPAKARLADLFDNGEYESLPQPKVAQDPLKFRDSKKYIDRLRDSRAKTEQEDTILAGLGKVKGLKLVAVVHEFNFIGGSLGIAAGEAIVKAFERATSEKCPLVMFPASGGARMQEGILSLMQLPRTTVAVDLLKESGQPYVVVLTNPTTGGVTASYAMLGDIHLAEPGAEIGFAGKRVIEQTLREKLPEGFQTSEYLLEHGMVDMVVKRHDIPETLARILKILTKKPVSAANDVAGGAIALAASA, from the coding sequence TTGAACTGGATCACCAACTACGTTCGCCCGCGGATCAATTCCATGCTGGGCCGTCGCGAAGTGCCGGAGAACCTCTGGATCAAGTGCCCGGAAACGGGCGAGATGGTCTTCCACAAGGACCTGGAAGGCAACAAGTGGGTGATCCCTGCTTCCGGTTATCACATGAAGATGCCGGCCAAAGCCCGGCTCGCCGATCTTTTCGACAACGGCGAATACGAATCTCTGCCGCAGCCGAAGGTTGCTCAGGACCCCCTGAAGTTCCGCGATTCCAAGAAATATATCGATCGCCTGCGCGACAGCCGCGCGAAGACCGAACAGGAGGACACGATCCTTGCCGGCCTCGGAAAGGTGAAGGGCCTGAAGCTCGTGGCCGTCGTGCACGAATTCAACTTCATCGGCGGTTCGCTCGGCATTGCTGCCGGCGAGGCGATCGTCAAGGCTTTCGAACGCGCGACTTCCGAAAAGTGCCCGCTGGTAATGTTCCCCGCTTCTGGCGGCGCGCGCATGCAGGAGGGCATCCTGTCGCTGATGCAGCTGCCGCGAACGACGGTCGCCGTCGATCTGCTCAAGGAATCCGGCCAGCCCTACGTCGTCGTTCTGACCAATCCGACAACCGGCGGCGTCACGGCCTCCTATGCCATGCTCGGCGATATTCACTTGGCCGAGCCCGGTGCTGAAATCGGCTTTGCCGGCAAGCGCGTGATTGAACAGACCCTGCGTGAGAAGCTGCCGGAAGGCTTCCAGACCTCCGAATACCTGCTGGAGCATGGTATGGTCGACATGGTCGTCAAACGTCACGACATTCCGGAAACGCTGGCGCGTATTCTGAAGATTCTGACGAAGAAGCCCGTCTCGGCAGCCAACGACGTGGCTGGCGGAGCGATCGCCTTGGCGGCGAGCGCCTGA
- a CDS encoding phosphoribosylanthranilate isomerase, translated as MKPDIKICGLKTPEAIDRALKRGATHVGFIFFEKSPRYVEPDVAAKLAEPARGKAKIVAVVVDPTNDDLDEIVSLLKPDILQLHGNESPEHVLTIKALYGLPVMKVFSVRTADDLRRVEAYIGIADRFLFDAKAPKGSELPGGNGISFDWSLLGWLDGSVDYMLSGGLNKSNVADALANTRARGIDVSSGVETEPGVKSVAMIDEFFDAVEKADAPLTASGS; from the coding sequence ATGAAACCCGATATCAAGATCTGTGGCTTGAAGACGCCCGAGGCGATTGATCGTGCGCTGAAACGCGGCGCGACCCATGTCGGTTTTATCTTCTTCGAAAAGAGTCCGCGTTACGTCGAGCCCGATGTGGCGGCAAAACTTGCCGAACCAGCCCGCGGCAAGGCGAAGATCGTCGCCGTCGTCGTTGATCCCACAAATGACGATCTGGACGAGATCGTGTCGCTGCTGAAGCCGGATATCCTGCAGCTTCACGGCAATGAGAGCCCCGAACATGTGCTGACCATCAAGGCCCTCTATGGTCTGCCTGTGATGAAAGTCTTTTCCGTTCGCACCGCCGATGATCTCAGGCGTGTTGAAGCCTATATCGGCATCGCCGACCGTTTTCTCTTCGATGCGAAAGCACCGAAGGGTTCGGAACTGCCTGGCGGCAACGGGATTTCCTTCGACTGGAGCCTTCTCGGCTGGCTCGACGGCAGTGTCGACTACATGCTTTCCGGCGGCCTGAACAAGAGCAATGTCGCAGATGCGCTGGCGAACACCAGGGCACGTGGTATCGACGTCTCCTCGGGCGTCGAAACCGAGCCCGGCGTGAAAAGCGTCGCAATGATCGATGAATTTTTCGATGCGGTCGAAAAGGCGGATGCGCCTCTGACGGCTTCAGGGAGTTGA
- the trpB gene encoding tryptophan synthase subunit beta produces MNETPKPNSFRSGPDEDGRFGIYGGRFVAETLMPLILDLQDEWNKAKNDPAFQAELKHLGAHYIGRPSPLYFAERLTAELGGAKIYFKREELNHTGSHKINNCIGQILLAKRMGKTRIIAETGAGQHGVASATVAARFGLPCVVYMGATDVERQAPNVFRMKLLGAEVKPVTAGSGTLKDAMNEALRDWVTNVEDTYYLIGTAAGPHPYPEMVRDFQSVIGAEAKEQMLAAEGRLPDLVVAAVGGGSNAIGIFHPFLDDPSVKIVGVEAGGKGLQGDEHCASITAGSPGVLHGNRTYLLQDSDGQIKEGHSISAGLDYPGIGPEHSWLSDIGRVDYVPIMDHEALEAFQTLTRLEGIIPALEAAHAIAEVIKRAPTMSKDEIILMNLSGRGDKDIFTVGKILGMGL; encoded by the coding sequence GTGAACGAAACGCCTAAACCGAATTCCTTCCGTTCCGGGCCCGATGAAGACGGTCGCTTCGGCATCTATGGCGGTCGTTTCGTCGCCGAAACTTTAATGCCTTTGATTCTCGACCTGCAGGACGAGTGGAACAAGGCGAAGAACGATCCGGCCTTCCAGGCGGAACTGAAGCATCTTGGCGCGCACTATATCGGCCGGCCGAGCCCGCTTTATTTCGCTGAACGGCTGACTGCTGAACTCGGCGGCGCGAAGATCTATTTCAAGCGCGAGGAGCTGAACCACACTGGTTCGCACAAGATCAACAACTGCATCGGCCAGATCCTGCTTGCCAAGCGCATGGGCAAGACGCGGATCATCGCCGAAACTGGCGCCGGCCAGCATGGCGTCGCCTCCGCAACAGTCGCCGCCCGTTTCGGCCTTCCCTGCGTCGTCTACATGGGTGCCACTGATGTCGAGCGTCAGGCGCCGAACGTTTTCCGCATGAAGCTGCTCGGCGCGGAAGTGAAGCCGGTGACAGCCGGCAGCGGCACGCTGAAGGATGCGATGAACGAGGCGCTCCGCGACTGGGTCACCAATGTCGAGGATACCTATTATCTGATCGGAACGGCCGCCGGCCCGCATCCATATCCGGAGATGGTTCGCGACTTCCAGTCGGTGATCGGCGCCGAAGCAAAGGAGCAGATGCTGGCTGCCGAAGGCCGACTGCCGGACCTCGTCGTTGCTGCCGTCGGCGGCGGCTCGAACGCGATCGGCATCTTCCACCCCTTCCTCGATGATCCCTCCGTGAAGATCGTCGGCGTCGAAGCCGGCGGCAAGGGCCTGCAGGGTGACGAACATTGCGCTTCGATCACCGCTGGTTCCCCGGGCGTGCTGCACGGCAACCGCACCTATCTGCTGCAGGATAGCGATGGCCAGATCAAGGAAGGCCACTCGATTTCGGCCGGTCTCGATTATCCCGGCATCGGCCCCGAACATTCCTGGCTGAGCGACATCGGCCGTGTCGACTATGTGCCGATCATGGATCACGAGGCGCTTGAGGCCTTCCAGACCCTGACCCGCCTCGAAGGCATCATCCCGGCGCTCGAAGCCGCGCATGCGATTGCCGAGGTCATCAAGCGTGCGCCGACGATGAGCAAGGACGAGATCATCCTGATGAATCTCTCCGGGCGTGGCGACAAGGACATCTTCACCGTCGGCAAGATTCTTGGAATGGGACTGTAA